AAGACCAATCCATCCCTGACGGGCGTCATCGACATCGTGGATTACAATGAGACCCGCAGCGGGGAGCGGGAAATCAGCGACGCGGCGTTGTCCGGCGTGATCGAGGCCCTTTCCGATCCCCGCTACCGCTTGGGACTGTACGATGTGGAGCCGGATTTCCTAGGCCGCGCCTATGAATATCTTTTGCGCAAATTTGCCGAAGGCCAGGGACAGAGCGCCGGTGAATTCTTCACGCCTACGGAGGTGGGATGGCTGATGGCCTATATAATGCGCCCCCGCCAGGGAGAAGAGGTTTACGATTTTGCCTGCGGCTCCGCGGGCCTCTTAATCAAATGCGAACTCGCTTTACAGGAACGTGAGATCAAGGTGCAGAGGCCGCTGAAACTCTATGGGCAGGAGCTGACCGGCTCCAGCTATGCCATTGCCCGGATGAACATGGTCGTTCATGACATGGAAGGCGAGATCGTCCGCGGCAACTCCATGACCAATCCGAAATTCAAGGATTCCGATTCCAGTCTGAAGAAATTCGACATCGTCGTTTCCAATCCCATGTGGAACCAGCCTTTTGATCCGGCCATTTATGAAAATAATCCCTTCGAACGCTTTGAAGCCCAGGGCGGTGTTACCACCGGCAAGGCCGACTGGGCCTGGTTACAGCATACGGTCGCATCGCTGAATACCCATGGCCGCGCCGCCATTGTCCTTGACACGGGCGCCGTCACGCGCGGCAGCGGCAGTAAAAGCGAGGACCGGGAGAAAAAAATCCGCCAGAGGTTTGTCGAGCGCGATTGGATTGAAGGCGTAATCCTCCTGCCCGATAACCTTTTCTATAACACCACCGCCGCCGGAATCATCATCATTTTCAACAAGGCGAAACCGAAGGCGCGGCAGGGGAAGATCATCCTGGTAAACGCCGGACGGGAATTCAAGAAAGGCAGGCCGAAAAATTATATTCCCGATGAGAATGTCCGCAAGATCGCCGATGCCTTCATCAAAGGGGAAGATGTCGAAAAGTTCGTCAAAGTCATCACGACAGCGCAGGCGGCAGAAAACGATTTTAACCTGTCGCCGTCAAGGTATGTGGATGTGAATGAAGGAAAAACCTACCGGCCGATTCCGGAAATTCTGGAAGAATTGGATGCTTTGGAAAAGAAGACTGAGGTGGTGAATGCCGATTTGCAAACGATCTTTAAAAAG
The Desulfovibrionales bacterium genome window above contains:
- a CDS encoding N-6 DNA methylase, whose product is MLDSKDISKVVKELRNRLNLSQEELAAKLNVSFATVNRWENEKISPRGKAREAILKLIEESGFDLESAGDIGINHKNRRRKLSKEDVLSTKSMEQMLWSAACSIRGEKDAPKFKDYILPLVFIKRLSDVFEDEVERLAETYGDEETALTIIEADHQLVRFYIPAEARWPVVSGREKFDWPEDRKPKTLGEQLTMAVRAIAKTNPSLTGVIDIVDYNETRSGEREISDAALSGVIEALSDPRYRLGLYDVEPDFLGRAYEYLLRKFAEGQGQSAGEFFTPTEVGWLMAYIMRPRQGEEVYDFACGSAGLLIKCELALQEREIKVQRPLKLYGQELTGSSYAIARMNMVVHDMEGEIVRGNSMTNPKFKDSDSSLKKFDIVVSNPMWNQPFDPAIYENNPFERFEAQGGVTTGKADWAWLQHTVASLNTHGRAAIVLDTGAVTRGSGSKSEDREKKIRQRFVERDWIEGVILLPDNLFYNTTAAGIIIIFNKAKPKARQGKIILVNAGREFKKGRPKNYIPDENVRKIADAFIKGEDVEKFVKVITTAQAAENDFNLSPSRYVDVNEGKTYRPIPEILEELDALEKKTEVVNADLQTIFKKVQFSYEKETG